The following are encoded in a window of Cycloclasticus pugetii PS-1 genomic DNA:
- a CDS encoding HpcH/HpaI aldolase/citrate lyase family protein → MTNTIQLCRSILFVPGAIQKRIDKAANIPADAIVFDLEDAVSPDEKVRARQQVVEALKSSAFKGKQLIVRINGISTPWFEEDIKAVVAAGNSAVMLPKCETPEDVNAVKKYFNKADIALFVIIETAKGVLDVASISKVLTPQDSICFGHVDFAADMALNEADASEGVIYQSRCQVALAARAFGASPIDNVCLEIADEKAIHDDTLKGLKLGYAGKLCIHPNQVPIVNKVYTPTLDEVDKAKAILAAWDVAQKEGHGVFTFQNKMIDLPVIRAQQSILRRYQMAQ, encoded by the coding sequence ATGACTAACACTATACAACTATGCCGTTCGATTTTATTTGTTCCAGGGGCGATTCAAAAACGCATAGATAAAGCGGCGAACATTCCTGCAGATGCGATTGTTTTTGATCTGGAAGATGCCGTATCGCCCGATGAAAAAGTGCGTGCAAGGCAACAGGTGGTAGAAGCCTTAAAGTCGTCCGCTTTTAAAGGCAAACAATTGATTGTGCGAATCAATGGCATTTCTACACCTTGGTTTGAAGAAGACATTAAGGCAGTTGTCGCGGCTGGTAATAGTGCAGTGATGTTGCCAAAATGCGAAACGCCAGAAGACGTTAATGCGGTAAAAAAATATTTTAATAAAGCCGATATTGCGCTGTTTGTTATTATTGAAACAGCAAAAGGCGTGTTGGATGTAGCGTCAATTTCAAAGGTATTAACACCGCAAGACTCTATTTGTTTTGGTCATGTGGATTTTGCTGCCGATATGGCGCTTAATGAAGCCGATGCCAGTGAAGGGGTTATTTACCAGTCACGCTGTCAAGTTGCCTTAGCGGCAAGAGCGTTTGGCGCATCGCCTATTGATAATGTTTGCTTAGAAATTGCCGATGAAAAAGCGATACACGATGACACCTTAAAAGGCTTAAAACTCGGGTATGCTGGAAAGCTATGCATACACCCCAACCAAGTGCCCATTGTTAACAAAGTGTATACCCCAACACTGGATGAAGTAGACAAAGCAAAAGCTATTTTAGCGGCTTGGGATGTTGCTCAAAAAGAAGGCCACGGGGTATTTACCTTCCAAAATAAAATGATTGACCTGCCTGTTATTCGCGCCCAACAGAGTATTTTAAGGCGCTATCAAATGGCGCAATAA